GCGACGGGACGATGCGCTTCGATGGGGGAGCCTTCTTCGGCGTTGTGCCCAAGATCCTCTGGGAGCGCTCCATGCAGCCGGACGAGCGAAACCGGGTGGCGGTTGGCCTGAACTGCCCGCTCATCAAGATCGGCGGGAAGCGCATCATCGTGGACACGGGGGTGGGCACCAAGCACCCGGAGAAGCGGCGGAACAATTTCGCTATGGAGGCAGGCCGGCTCACCGAAGACTTGCACGCCCGCGGCCTCACTCCCGCCGATATTGACTATGTCATCTTGAGCCACCTCCACTTTGACCATGCCGGGGGCGCCACGCACCGCACGGGAACCGAGGTGCTGGCCGTCACTTTCTCCAAGGCACAGCACTTGGTGCAGCGTGAGGACTGGGAAGAGGCAACCCATCCCAACGAGCGGAATGCCGCCGGGTATTTCGAAGAGGACATCGAGCCGCTGAAGCGCAACAATCAGCTTGAGCTATTGGACGGCGATACGGAAATCGTGCCGGGGCTTTGGTGCAAAAAGACCGGCGGGCACACAGCGGGGCACCAGATTGTCGTCCTCGATGTGGGCGGACGGAAGGCCTGTTTCTTTGGAGACCTGATCCCCACGGTGGCGCATCTGCCGCTGCCGTACTCCCAGGGCTTTGACCTCTACCCGGTGGAGGTCCTGAAGCAGAAGCGAGTGCTGTTGGACCAGGCCCTGCGCGAGCAGTGGCTGGTCATCTTTGACCACGAGCAGGAGCAGAAGGCCGGATATCTAGAGCCGCGAGGGGACGGACGGCTGAAGCTGCGACCCCTGGAGCGGCTCTAGCCTACGCGCCCTGTCCTAGGCCAAGGCCGCGCCGCGCGATGAGCCCGCGCTGGATCTCCGAAGTGCCGCCGCCGATGGTGATGGCTCGCTGGGCCAGGTAGAGCTGCTGGGCCTTGCCCCTCAGGACGGCATACTTGGAGTGCTCCTTAACCTGGCCGTAGAGGCCCAGGATATCCATCACCAAGGCCACCATGCGCTGCGTCATCTCACCGTTGAAGAGCTTGGAGACGGACGATTCGTAGGAGGGCGGCGCGCCCTTGCTCTGGAGCCAGGCGACGCGATAGGCGATCCACCGGCCGCAGTGGAGCTCCGTGTAGATCTGGGCGATCTTGTGGCGCAGGCTCGCGTTGCGGGCCAGGAAGTCTATGCCGCCCGGCTGGCTCCTCACAAAGGCAAGCACCTCATCCATGTACTGCTTGCCGATGAGGGCGTGCCGGACGAAGGAGCGCTCCAGGTTCAGGGTCGTCGCGCCGGAGTACCAGCCGCGGTTCTTTTCGCCGATGAGGTTGGACTTG
The nucleotide sequence above comes from Chloroflexota bacterium. Encoded proteins:
- a CDS encoding MBL fold metallo-hydrolase, yielding MQVGDVTIEMLSDGTMRFDGGAFFGVVPKILWERSMQPDERNRVAVGLNCPLIKIGGKRIIVDTGVGTKHPEKRRNNFAMEAGRLTEDLHARGLTPADIDYVILSHLHFDHAGGATHRTGTEVLAVTFSKAQHLVQREDWEEATHPNERNAAGYFEEDIEPLKRNNQLELLDGDTEIVPGLWCKKTGGHTAGHQIVVLDVGGRKACFFGDLIPTVAHLPLPYSQGFDLYPVEVLKQKRVLLDQALREQWLVIFDHEQEQKAGYLEPRGDGRLKLRPLERL